Part of the Elgaria multicarinata webbii isolate HBS135686 ecotype San Diego chromosome 5, rElgMul1.1.pri, whole genome shotgun sequence genome, CATTTGAGCTTTTGGCTCATGTGCTTCCCGGTTCTTTTCTGGTACAGTTGAAAGGAAAAGACTGGAAGCGGGCTGCTATTTTTGATTAACtgctccttgttgttgttttttttcaaACTTGACAAACTATGGTGAATCTTTGTTaaagtttgtttgaaacaagccagtttCAATTGGGGTTATGGCTTGTttgaacaacccatagttaagtTTAACTATAGTTCAAAATTTGGATGACATGCCCAACTGTGGTTaatgaaaaacagaagcaaaagcttccaatttcctcaCAGTTTTGCCGAAAGAAGAAATGGGAAGGCGGAACATATGAGCATAAGGGTTGACTAGGCTTGTTCCTGTTTTGATGAGTCATGGTTTCATCAAATATGGATATTCGAACATAGCCATTCTTTAATTACTGGTGGACTTAgtttcttttttcctgctttgaTCCTACTGATTTTGCCCCTCATGTTCTGTTTATTTTTTGCAGCTGCTTGCCAGACTGTATTATCTCTCCCTGTAGATTTTGACATGGAAAAAATACTAGGTATGTAACTTTGAAAAATATCCATCTAGTTGATGTCCTTCAACTTGAAATGAATCTCAGTAAAAAGGGCTACAGTAGGAATGGCATTTTATGCAGATAGTGATCTAATGAGAATATATAATAGTTAACATCCCCAAACACCTCACATGCTTTGATCTTCATGATCCTTACTGcagttggattgcaactcccatcattctcagccagtatggccatccGGGCTGGGAGTCGCAGTTCAACATGCTTAGAGAACTCAAAGTGGGAGAAGGCGAGCCTGTTTCATAGCACAGTTCCAGCTGTGACTTGGCTGCAGTCCGTGGGATTGAATCAGCTGAAACGGTGCAGGATTTCAGCAAAAGTTATTCGCGTGAAAGGAGTGGTCTAAACCAGTTACTGGGGCTTTTTTAAACGTCTTTGTTTACTGCAGCGGTGCAAGCCCTTTGGCCCTGGGGCTAGCATCCGCTTCttttggggtcccaatctggccctcagggTTCCTTAGACACCCCCCTTTCCCGAACCACCAagcatttggtgatttcctggcctTTGTGCCATTTTTTCCTCTATTGTAAAAGGTTAAAGTGCCTCTCCtaatgagagccagtatggtgtagtggctaaggtgttggactgggggccgggagatccgggttctagtccccactcggcgactttgggccagtcacagactctcagcccaacccacctcacagggttgttgtgaggataaagtggagaggaggaggaggaggattatgggttccttggaggaaagaaggcgggatataaatgtaaataacaataagtgatttggcagtaagagctttaagctagagattttttaaaatatggtaagcagtatatcaatgtattaaataaataaaataataaataaaacatactgGTATTTGGGCTTCGGTCTCACACATCAGTGGGacaccccccacccaaccccccagCTGTTCTTCCTCAGAGACTCTCTCTGCAGCTCTCTCTGTAGTTCTTCCCTATCTCCCTGTGCAGTTAagtaaaggaaaggaacctctcgtacaagcactgagtcattactgactcttggagggacgccagcttttgctgacgttttcttggcaggccttatagcggggtggtttgccgtcgccttccctggccgttattacctttcccccagctcgctgggtactcattttaccaaccttgggaggatggaaggctgagtcgacccgagccggctgcctgaaaccagcttttgctgggatcgaactcaggccgcggggagagtttcagctacagaaactgctgcttttaccgctctgtgccacatggGGCTAACTccacccctttttataccctcccccagaactgaaactATATAATCAAGTAActtaaaactggggaaatgaaacttaacttctttaggggggaaataaaactcacgaatgcccccctcccccatcaggagatttttgggcttaaaccaaacccaagcctgtgtaggcctcaaaccttcacaccaaCAGAGCCTGATGTAATGCTAGCTACATAAACGATGATAACTTGACTTGCAAGTATGCAGAAATAAATTTCCTGACACCTCCGATTATACTGTTGTTCAGGTGAATATTATAAACCCGATGAATTAGCCGACCAGTCTCAGGAAAGCCTGAGTACTTCCTCGCtgagaagaaagctttttttagATGAGAATGGAAGCCTCTCCTCTGAGAACCTATCCCCTTCTCCTCAAAGCCCACACAATGTTCCAGCCTCCCTTGGAATCCTCTGTTCAATCGACATTTCTCCGGTCCGCTGTCGAAGTCCCCTAAATACATCTAGCTCGGTAAGGTGTTTGTTCTGGGCACACGTGGGTGTGCTGAGGCATGCAGAATTCATTTTTAGCGTGGCAGTCTGCCTAGAAAacgttttatttacttatttatttaaaagaagttAAACCTACCTTTCAGGGCACATTGCAGTCACCAAAGCACCTTATAATCTGAAAACATGAACATACGGTTACACACATGCATGCAGCAGCTAATGATTTTTAAGCATCAGACTGGATTAAATGTGATTTAAgggttcagttcagacaatacattcCTCAGCGAccgttttagaactccacagtggagtttttacaccaccgttgagaaattattattattattattattatttatttatatagcaccatcaatgtacatggtgctgtacagattacacagtaaatagcaagaccctgccgcataggcttacaatgtgttgtctggcaggaaaactccatgcaacggtggaggtttttttggaaaacactccacatgggatatccacgctgtgcagaggggagtttctgcacaactgttgtgttatatggtgggctccatggagttttccgttgcattgagttgactcttcccactggttacagagttctctggcacgAGCGGCAAATGGAGCAAgtaccgctctaggagagctgctgagATTGTTTTTTGCAGCGATGGCTGATGAGAtatcaggggaggagagagggcggaggaactgtcaatcaaatgttgcaatggagtttagtcaactccacggtagcccacggtcccacaacagtggagttagaacaagTTGTGTGGGGAATGCCTCCTAAAAAGTCAACCGTTGAGTGTAGTTTTCACAGTGCGTTgacttaacgtgttgtctgaactgagccaaggtGTGCGTGTGTTTAAACCCAGAGGTGATGAGACCATCCGTATCTtcctggggagggagttccagaggtgtgggggccaccactgagagaaCCCTGGGTTGAGCCCAGCTGGTATTCAAGTAAGAGTCATTGGGGAACAATCCATTTCTAGGGGAAAGTATGTTGGCTGTTAGCTCAGGTAACAACACTTGAAATTTCCATTTTTGTGACCTTTTGTGTTGTTTTGTGGCCGATACTTAAAAGCTCATATTCTGAGGTGAGGGGAATTGAAATGCTGATGTTCCACTGGGGGGATGTAGTTTCTACCTCGAGGAATTGGCTCAGGCCCATGAGTACGCTCAACGCATGTTGTAACAGCAGGACTTGTGCAGTGTCTTGTCCCACAGTCATTGTGATATCATCTAGTCATGGTTTATCAACACAGTTGGAAGCAGTGGTGTTGGGGCTGTATGCTTTCCTTTGGTGACAGAGTGCATGTAATTTGTGAGTGCAAGTTATGATTAACTGATGCTTTTGCATGTTTAGTACAGAGCAGCATTAACCAGAAACTGTCCATCGCTTAAAAAATGCTCAGAACTCTTTTTCTGTAACACGAGATATTGGTGATACATTGCTTTTTGCCTATGCTGAGCCTTTTCGGTCAGgctattttaatatttaattcaTACACTGAAATTACATTATTACAGTTCTTCCTTCCAAACATTTCAAGTTTTGCATAAGCTAAAGTTAGAGGCTTTATTTAAATCAAGGAAACGTATTTAATATTGAAGAGACTTATGATGGAATAAGAGTCATTCTGAGCTGTAAGAATAGGCAGAGCTGTTTGGCAGAATTGTTTGAGTTTCACTTGCATTAACATGTTAGTTGTGCAACTTTTGTTTGACATTAATTGGAACTTTTCTTGTACGTTGAAAGGGCCAACTTTCCTCCAGTCCTATTCAGGGAGGTGCAAGGACCTATAGCCTGGGTAGCCTACCCAGTCCTTCATTTCCAGAGGGAAATCCTTCCAATATTGCTTCTCCAACTTTTTCCCCAGTTGGTTTTCAGATAAGGAAGACACCACTATCAGGTATGCCTTGGATTACACcatttagggggcaatcctatgcatgtttagaccaaaaaaaagtcctgcaactcccagtactCTAGCTGGaaaacgctgggagttgtaggactttttttttctatctaaacatacataggattgcagccttaatctttgAATCAGAACAGAACCAGGACTACTTTATCTAGAGTAGATCTGCTATGGACATGGTACCAAGATGTGAAATTCCTGgaaattttgttttattgatgAATGTATATAATGCATATTGTACTACTATTACTgtacagtgggggggggagttaaggCTGAttgttctaatatatatatatatatatatatatatatatatatatatataatatttaaattCTGGATATTTTGAagtcattggggagggggaggggcttttcCCAGGAAACTTtgggagaaatataaaaatatgcaataCTGGATTTTTTAGTCCCCTTTATAAAGTCATTTTGtaactttagggcacaatcctgtggctTGCGCTGCTGTTAGAAGGATGCCTCAGAGGGCAGGAGCAGCAATGGAGGTGATTTTCGCCTCTCCATCCTCTTTTTGTTACTTCTTCCTCTAGACGGGCCTCTTGATTCTAAAAGAGAATATTCCATATTCCGAAATGTTTCAGAGGGGAAAAATACGTTCCTGGGTGtggagaaatatatatttttcctgggccttcacatcttttTCATGAGGGTTAAAAAGGCCCTCTTCTATTAGGgctgtgttttatatttgctaaCATAGCACACCTCAAATCAACActaaggtggggttttttttgtcttttgttttacaACCCAGAATATTTACATGACCCATATTTGTGTAgcctcctttaagaaaataaccGTTTTGATACTTCTTTGGGAGTGGTTTGACTTATTCTTGGTGTGTTTGTgtcttgttttctcttttttcccccctcacaCATGCAGACCAAAGGCAATTTACCTTCCGCTCTCCAGAACTCCCTTCTGTTTCAAGCACCTGCCGGCCGGCTCCTCCTGGCCCTAGGAGTTCCTATGCAGAATGTTCTCCGTTGAAGAACCGTTCTCCAATGAGACTGGTGGCATGCAGGGGAGCCGCACTGTATCAGGCCCCCCTTGTCCACCTAGCTTCGATGCCTGAAAGTTTCAGCGGAGAGCAGCAGGAGGGAGCAAAGGCTTTGTCGGCAGAAAGGCCCTTGCCGGCGGAGGCAACCATCAGCCTGCGCCCATTGAATGGGGATGCCTTTGCGCCTGGTACTCGCTTGGTGGTTGCCACGGTGTCCATTTCACCAGACCATTCCCAGACCAACCAACAAGGGTTGACGTTGCTCCATAACCTTGAGAGTTTCAAGGAAAACCTTACGGTGGATATGGTGGATCCAGAGGAGATGCTGGATGAGCACTCGGTCAAGGGAGCTGCTGAAAACGGTGGCGCGCCCGTGGCTGGCTTGAATCTCGACAGTTCTTGCATTTGCATGTCGCCTCTGGCTGAAAGCAGTGCCAGTCCCTATGAAAGCAGCAGCCTCCAGGTAAGTCTGGTGGGGTGAAACCCAAAGCATTCTGGGCCCTTCTTACCTTACGTCCTGTTGGTGCTCTTTTGAATTTGCCACCTGGAGATCATCGGTTCGATCCAGATTTCTGCATGTATAGCGGCGTTGGTGAaaatggacttccctgcccccttttcccccatGGCAGCCCTACAACACATCTAGGCAATGCTCAAGTCTCAAGGGAAAATAAGAATTACttcgctggatcagaccaaaagtcccaTGTGCTCGCAGAAAGTGACTTtccctgattatttttttttgaaaggggGGGTTTCCACTCAGCCCCCTGCACCACAGTCTACCCTATTGAGCAGGGTCCTTAACCGTCTGCGTAGCATTTTTGTTGGGCTGGAGGGAGCTGGGAAATCTGATTCTGTGAGCCCTGTTGCATATGCCGAAATCAGTATCCAACCCCATGACTGTATAGCAAGGGCTGCCCCACAACTAGGGAATACTGTAGGTCTATTGGCAGCTGTTTTCTATGATATACCTAAATAGAAACCCCCGTGGGGGGGAGGCCATTATTTCCATCCTCTGCTTGTGAATGTCCTGGAGGCATCTGCTTGGCTGCTGTTGGGAATacaagtgctggactacatggaccttggTTTGACCTTGCAAAGTAATTTGTACTTCCCCTTGGAGACTTGGTAGAGTCCAGCTGTTTTCCAAATGGTTGTGggatcttttatattttttaaccAGCTGTGTGGTTGCTTGAAGTTCCTTTCTTGCCCCAGTCAAACAGACAAAATTTGTTAGAATGTTTTAGATATTTTATAGatgatactagctgtacccggcataacatacaccgttgtagcatatcttaaagtttattaattaaatatcatcgcgggggcgcgggctgcttggaggccgctgatacagcGTGGTCTGGCaggcctggggggcagggaggtcaggggagggggagcaggtgtccccctctcccctggGTTCctatcagccttgggccgcccacccagctcgcatgagattaggctggggcttgggctcgcagcaggcgagcgaccggccaccaagggccccagccgtgcctcacttatgctccggaccgtggtgctgcccccttcgggGAGTGGGGAGTGAAgaagcagaaaggggggtaggattaccttggaaagcccggaggagtcgagcaacctgtatcagctgaagcctttacggaaacatacctaagtgttttatatatagagagaagATGGATGGGctgtacagatttaaaaaaacatgacTGTCCCTGCCTGTGTGCTTTACAATCTGAAAGGTAGGACTCAAAATGGGGGAGAAAGGGATGAGAAAGGCAGAGGAAAATAAACGTAGGCACGAGTTCTTAAAAGTCACATAGTAGATAtcgtccctgttcagaagacaccttaaaccacggctttgaccatggccttattcaccatggttaaagctgtggtttaaggtgtcttctgaacagggtcatcataATTACTACCTTGAATGGAAATAGTTCATGGAGGGGAGGAACAAAATAGCAGCTGGTCGCTCAGCTGAACCAATGAAGTGGGCCCTGCTACCCTGGAGTACTCCATTCTGGGGTCAGATTAGTTAAAATGGtaagaaaaatgtctcactatcTTCAGCTATATTCATTGACcctctgtttttgtttcattgAGCTTGGGCAAAAGGATCGAGGGAGACGTCTCAGCTAAGAATGTTTATCCTAGGACTAGAACATGTCATGTAACATCAGGTTttgcttagagatgtaaaatttctggaaattttgaagcaatGGGGAAGAAACGtgggttttttttgaaaaaacgaaaattttcagaaaaattaaaataatgcaatattagcactttttacagattgaaagtcactttgttactttaggaacataaaatgtaattatgtccaagttggtctggcataaaattattacatttggtatattaaaagtacagtgtattcaaacaattattacaaatttaatttactttaatttttattttattttttggtaacaaatggagttaCAAGCACCTGAATGCTTAGGAACaactgaactgtaaggaaccactttggttctgccagtttatgaggagcaggcaaaaaacagtttaaaacaacaacagaagaaaccaccaacattagtaacaaagaaaattatttatgtttccgctatcctccagtgtcaagacgtaaagcacccattcccataaaaagaactgagaaaaagggggaaaccaaggttcaatgaatatgcatgaaatttaatcagactcatattctgagctatagctatcactatcaatttcagtctctgcttcaatttcAGTGGTGAAATTCAATTTCTGcctctagaggcagaaatgcatcttgctcttgcatttgagagctgtagtctcagtttgcaaccttggacttgcttgtcctcagtgcacagaaattgtaataatctgatactgtacagtttttagaaatcatttggagaagtaaatatctgaacaccttgtcttaaacattttattcatcatttttccaattttggtgggggggaaacccaaaaAGCGTTGGGAAAAAACGGTTTTTTCctaatttttccaggttttttctaagccttcacatctctagttttgCTATAGCTCATGTTACTGAGATGGAGGAAGCAAGCTTTCCTCCCCTTGGTCTTCTCTGCCAAGTCATCTGTTTGTCCATAATCATTTGCCAGGGAGAAGTTTGTGCTGAGCTCCCTGTCTACATGCTGCTTTTTCTCCTACTTCTTCCCGTGTGTCAGGATCTGGTAGTCCTCTCCATCAACAACCCTCCAGTATCCTTTCTCTTGACCCGCAATGTCTTTTTCCTAGGTGGATAGTGGTTACAACACCCAGACATACACTAGCAGCCTTATGGATACAGTTGGAGCTGAGACCAGTTGCAGAGAGAATGATGTGCACGCTTATGAAACTCAGAACAAATTTCATGTTTTCAAAGCAAAGGTAAGGTCATCAAGGCTGTGTCCAAAATCATGAGATTGGTATTGGGCGCAGCATTGTTTTCCaagaatttccatttttaaaaaaagtttctagccctcattgcTGCATGGACATGCTTGAAAGTGTGGGCAGGGCTGGTTGAAATCTCTGAAGCCACAAGGCAGTGCAATC contains:
- the BORA gene encoding protein aurora borealis, which encodes MSDTKDVKMQITPGTPSQLTVQNPFESPSDYSHLQEQIVSSPTIFKSTKSSVTPGKFTWSIDELALINPVEIDSEDIRRQALYLSQARLDKEMEDKRQKAIEEFFTKSIIVPSPWTDHNGKQVSQLNSTRCIDLSNASPVGREVVVEAGKSNAACQTVLSLPVDFDMEKILGEYYKPDELADQSQESLSTSSLRRKLFLDENGSLSSENLSPSPQSPHNVPASLGILCSIDISPVRCRSPLNTSSSGQLSSSPIQGGARTYSLGSLPSPSFPEGNPSNIASPTFSPVGFQIRKTPLSDQRQFTFRSPELPSVSSTCRPAPPGPRSSYAECSPLKNRSPMRLVACRGAALYQAPLVHLASMPESFSGEQQEGAKALSAERPLPAEATISLRPLNGDAFAPGTRLVVATVSISPDHSQTNQQGLTLLHNLESFKENLTVDMVDPEEMLDEHSVKGAAENGGAPVAGLNLDSSCICMSPLAESSASPYESSSLQVDSGYNTQTYTSSLMDTVGAETSCRENDVHAYETQNKFHVFKAKHGKAIPRYWAENEPVCQPGSHLLEMPLSK